From the genome of Pirellulales bacterium:
GAGAGAAAAAACCATCGCCGACCACAGCCCGATGAACGGCGACAGAGTGCAGGCCAGCGGCCTGCGAGTAGAAAGCGGAGTTCCCGCTTGTTGCCGGGGCGACTAGATTCGCCTTAACCCGGCCAGAGAATAGTCAAAACCGAAAAAGCATCCTATGGTCCTATGCGCGGCTTATCGCAACCTGCTCATAGGACAGTGAAAAATCGGCCAAAAACAGGGCATTTATTGCTGGGGCGTCCTATAGTCCTATTGAAATCACAAATTCAAGAGATTGGAGGAGAGACTTGTAGCTGTAGCATGCAGGCGCAAGCCAAGTGTTATATGCAGCCTCTGAAAACGAGCGCCACACCGGACACAGGACAGGACCCGTGGTATCCCCTGATTTAATAGGAGTTTCCGCGTCGTCCTATGATCTAGGCGCATAGGACGGCTTGCGGACTTCATGGGACTAGCGAGAACAGCACTGCTCTAGGCCCCTATTAAGGATGGCGAACGAAACCAGTTAAGGGGCGCGAGATTTTGAGATTTTCGAGAAATAATTTGCCGCGTCGAAACAGGCCGGAGGCACCTGCGACCCCGCTGACCCACTCTACGAAGCTGGCTTTGCCTTACGCTTGCCGCGCCGGCATGGCTTGTCCGGCAACCCTAATTGTTGGCATATTTCCCGCAGCACACGATCTACCACACGGCGGGCCTGGTACTGACCGATACCCGTTTCCTCTTCAATCTGGGCAAAGCTGTGTTCCAGCACGCGGCGGCGAACGATTTCCACAGCATCACCTTTGATTAGCGCATCTCGAATCAGCTTCCGCAGGAATTCCAGCCGACAGCCGCCGATGTCAACTTTGGGCACCTCCATCACGGCGTTGAATTCCGCTTCCTTGTCCAGATTGTACTTTTGCAGAGTGAATCGTGGAGTGTTGACCTCGTCCGTATTTAACGGGCACAGCAGGATTTCGTCTTTGACTTTCTTCCGCCGCTGGTTATCGCCGTACAATTCGCGGGCGATGGCATTGCCGGAGGCATTCAAGATGTGCTCGCGCACACCTTCCAATTCGTCGCCATAGTCAACGGCTTGACCGTCTACCGCCTCGAACTTACCCGGTTCAACCTCTGCGCCAAGTGGGAGTGGATTCCCGGCCTCATCCCGAAAGCTCTCCAATGCTGCTACTAAGCCGATGTTGAATAAATCAGGTCCCAGTGTTGCATGCCGTTTGTGAGGCACGCCCTTGCGGTAGAGTTCCGTGATGACCTGTTTGCGAATGGAGCGTGTTTGGCCGAGCACCAAGCTGTTTCGATAGTAGTCGCACCCTTCACTCAGCCAGCATGGGCCTGATAGCTGTCCCACCAATGATCTTTAGCCAGCGGCGTCTTACATTCGTCCCAAGAGACAAGTCCCGAATACCTGTGAAAAATATCGGGCTTCCAAGGTTGCAGACGGTCGAGAGTTTCCCAGATAAGCGTCGAATCCAAATGCACACCTCCTTTCTGTACAGTTAGATTATCGGCGACAAGGAATGTTAGCTGCTGGCTTCCGGTTCACCCCGCAGAAAAATTGCCGGGCCGTGGTTTTGCTTATCCGAGTTAGGAAATATGTGATCGAAAGTCCGGCAACTCGGGCGCACCGCGCCTCGCGGTTAAGTGTCCCATTTTCGCAGTTGGCCACAATCGTCGAACCACCGACAGCCCATATAATCGGCCTCGCCGGAAACAAGCAATCGGCCCATCACTACGCGGTCCCGGTTCAGCGCGCGGGCAGCAGACGAAACATGGGCGAAGCGCTCTACCCGGCCATCGGGCCAGCGACGGATGACGGCACGGCCTTTACCACGGCCGCGCTTGTGTGGTGGTCGCGGCAGAACATTCCGTAGCCAAGTGGGCTTCCGATTGGCATCGCCAGTTGACCAGCGGCAGATTTGGTCTATCCGCTCCCGCGCTAGCCGCTGCGCTTGCGAGGCCGGGATGCTAACACTCGCCAACAGCCAGCGCAGCGTTTCACCCGGCGGCGGCTGAGGAGATTCACCTTGGTGACAAACACCAACAGACGTTGGCAAACCAGCGTCGTTGACAAATTCAAACACTCGATAACTCGGCAGTCGCATGCTCACTCCTGCGCGCTAAGGCGCTAAAAAACCAAACACCGAAAATAGTCACGCTTTCGTTTGACACCCCGCAAAACCCGCAGCATAGTTGAAATAGAATCACGCTTTTTACATGAAAGTGAGACAACACCATGCCAAGCAACAAAGGCAAGAGATTCCCCGTCGAAACGCTGGTCGAATCCGAAGTCGAATCGCTGTTGGCTGCGTGCAATCAAGGCGTGACGGGCACACGTAACCGCTGCCTTATCACTCTGCTGTATCGTACTGGCTTGCGCATCAGCGAAGCATTGGCGCTGCGCCCGTCAGACGCCAGCGGCAACGCTTTGACTGTATTGCGTGGCAAAGGCGGCAAACGGCGCGTGGTCGGAATTGACGCTTGGACAACAGCCGCGTTGTCCGCGTGGATGGCCACACGCTCCAAAGCGGGCATATCGAGCCGTGCGCCATTATTCTGTACGTTGGACGGCGAATCGCTGGAAACAAGCTATGTCAGGCACTTGCTGCCGCGATTGGCGCGCAAGGCAGGAATTAGCAAGCGAGTGCATCCACATGGCCTACGCCACTCATTCGCCAGCGACGCCGCAATGGATTTGCCATTGCCGGTGTTGTCTGCCGCGTTGGGCCATGATCATCTTAGCACGACTGAACGCTACATTCACGCGCTCAATCCGCGAATTGTTGTTGAAGCTATGGCCGCGCGATCGTGATTCTCAATTCGATATGTTCGCTCTTGCTTTAGCTATTGTTTGATCGACAGCGACGAGCGGCAGTAATGCCTACTCTGCCGGGTCAAATCTCTCCGCCAAAACCAGCTCCGCCAGTGGCACGCGAATCGCTGCCCTTTCGTCAATGATATTGGCGATTTCGCAGAAGATCGTAGCTACGAAATACTACGCAAGATAAATCCGGCGATTGCAGCGGCAGCACAGACGCCCGCCGCGATCAGCACGATCCACTTGCCGATGCCATCGTAAGCCGAATCCGGCTCACCAGTCACGTTCGCGGCAATCAGCGTGGTCAATTCATCGTCGTCCATATTCTAATTATAGCTTAGGCCGCCTAAGCTGATCATGTATTCCCGTTCGCCAGCTATGTCAGCTATCGCCCACGCGGCCGTTTCGTCGCGCGAGCGACCCAACATAACCACTTGCAGCTCCATCGACGACAGGCGCGCTCGACGATTCCTGTAATCGCTGTTCACTGCATTCCACCGCAGTGCTCACTTTGTGCCATCAACGTCCCGACCCTCGGAACGAAGCACGACGTGATCGCCCGACCTCAGCCCATTGGCCCCAGCGATTACTACTTTATCTTCGGGGGTCACACCCTTCTCGATGACACACATGTTGCCGTCCAATGCCCCTATCTGTACTGCACGTTGCGCCACGATATCTTGATCACTTACTACCCATAGGTAGAAATTACCCTTTTCTCCACCGACCGCCTCTTCAGGCACTTCCAGCACAGGGCGCGGCGGACCCAAAGTCATCCGCACGCGGACAAACATGCCGGGCAATAGCAGGTCGTCTGCATTTGGCAAAACGCCATAGACGGAAATGGTGCCCGTCGTCGGATCGAACTTGTCACCAAACTGATCAAGTACACCCGCGCGGGGGAAGTTGTTTTCGTCGGGTAAACCTATGGCCAGTGGGTCACCTTCACCTTTGACCTGTCCCTCGCCCAATTTCTGTTGATAGTTCAGATACGACCGTTGATCCATGTTAAAGACGACGTCCATTGGCTTTTCTGGAAGTTTCTTTGTACGCAGCATGGGCGGCGCAACAGAAGCCTCCAAACGGCCTGTGAATTCCTCGAATGGCGCCAGCTCGCGACACACCGGACTGCTGAGAGCTACCCGCACAGCGCTGTTCTCTGGAGATTTGAGTTGGCCGCTGGCCACATTTGCGATTTTCGCCGTGCGATCCACCTCCGATTGCGGTTCGTGCTGCCCCTTCGAGCAGCCAGGCAGAGCCAACAGAGCGAAGCTGATCGCGACTACGATTCCCAAGGACGAGAATTTGCCAGAAACGTGGTCAGACAGAATCATGGACAGCCTCCTTTCAAAGGACATGGGAGTGCCTACTCCGATGGCCAAGATAGTTGCCGGTGCTCCGATTTTGAAACCCCACGATAGTTCAAGAAGCAGTTCGGCATATTCACGGCGATTCGCGGGATTGGTATCAATTGCCATAGCGTCACATGCCATCTCCGCCGTTTCATTCAGGCGTCGGCGGACAAACCAAAAGAACGGATTCCACCACCAAACGATGCTCACGATCATTTCCAGCCAGGCCACCCAATGATCGCCACGATATATGTGAGCCAACTCGTGAGTGATGACGCCACGCGAGCGCACAACTTCGGTCTGGCTCGACAGCGATTCCGGCCAAACTAGCCGCGGCCGACCCAGGCACCAAATGAACGGCGAAAGGATGCCACGGGCGATCAGTGCTTGCGGCGGCCGCAGGCCTAGTTGCTTAGCTACAATCTGGACTTCGTTCGTGAGGCACTCCGGTGCGTTGGCGGCCGCACCGACTAGCGACATGCGGCTAGCGATCCGACGAAACTGCCATGACGTGACTACTGCCCCACCGATGATCCAAGCCATGGTGACAATGACGTCGACCTGTCTAGCATTGGCTTGCAGCGATGGCGTGTCTTTGACGGGAGACATTGATGGGAGACGGATGTGATCGGTTGCCCTTAGGTTCTCGTCGAGTTCACCCATATGTACGGTTTCAGAGACCGGCGCAGTTGCTGGTATGGACCAGATCGAATTCCGAACCTGCTGTATTGACCAAGGCCAGGAGACAATAGGTGGCATGACCAGTTTCAGCAAAACGACTAGCCAAAGCACATGCTGCACGGCCGGGCGATTGCGGAACAGACGGCACATGAGAAGTGCAAACGGCACCATCACCCCGACGGCGATTGTGTTTTGCCCCAGCCACCAAAGCAAGATGCTCATTTCCCACCCCGCTTTCCACGCTTCGCCTCAAGGCCTTCAATCATCTGCCGAAAACGGGCCAGTTGTTGGGGAGAGAAGCGATGACGCTTTGCGAAAGCCAAGACCAACGGTATCGCTTTGCCGTCGCAAAACTCGTCGGCCAAGTCGATCATCCGTGCGTGCATCACCTCGTCGCGAGTAACCAATGCGCGAAAGACGAAGGCAAACCGGTGTTTGTCACTGCCGACGTAACCCTTTTTTTCCAACCGTTGTAGCAACGTGATGACGGTGGACCGACTCCATTGCTGACCTCGTTTTGTTAAGTAGGCCAGTACATTCCGAACTGCGAGCGGTCCATGATCCCAAAGCACCTTGAGCACCTCACGCTCTGCGACACTCATTGCCGGCCGTTGCTCATTCGCCATAGTCATCGTCGATACTCCGATTACCCGCACCTTATTTACATTGTGTCAACAATTGGATTTTATCGACGCAATGTAAACAAGTCAAGTGAGTGGACACGCGGGCAAATCTTCCGGCCGCGTCACTAACCCCAGTGACGCGGCCTTTGTCACTCCCCCCGCCTCTCTGCTACAATGCGGGGATGATCCGGATTCCGATGTCATTGATGGCGTTGCTGGTGGTGATCGCCATCTGTGGTGTCTTCTGCTACCCGGTCGTACTGCTAAGGAAAGCGATTGGATTGCCAGAAATGCCCTATGATCCACTGTTCATCTTCGGGGCAATTATCGTTGGAGTGGCGTTTGCTTATCTGCTGGGCGCGTTGATGACCCGCGAGAAATAGATGCAATGGTCGCTCAGGGGCCAACCCTTTGAGTTCTCCGCCAGTCGCTAATCGGGTATGATGGGGGTATGAAAGTCACGATTTTCCATCTGTTGGCGGCGATTGTGCTTTTTGGCGTTGCCGCCTACTTCATTCCCGTCCTGCTGATCGTCTATCAGTGGGTAGGTTTGATAGCTGTTAGCTTGTTATTTATTGCGGCCATCGTTGGGATAATTTGGCCACCGGCTAGACTCCTGGCCAAGCAACGACGGGCAAACCTTCACGAATCTAGAAAAGAAAATTCAAACTGACCCACTACCGCACTACCGGGGAATAAGGCCCTTTGACCTTCGCATCCGAACCGGGTTATTCAGGTGATGTGCGTATGCCAGTCCCCACAATAAAAAAATCTCTCGGAGAAGTCCAAGAGAGTGTCCAGAAGAGGATCGTTTTCTACAAGGAGGTTATTGCCAAACATCCCCGTTGGCGTTGGCCGCCACCGGTGCTCGCTTTGGCGATGGAGTTTCAGGTATTGGCGATGGAAGAGCCACTGGATTTGGTTCGCATTCGCGATTTTGGCAATCGACTGCGACAGCATATTATCGAGCATCGTTTGAAAGGTTTTGAGTCTTTTATTTGGGATGTAGAAGCGCTCGAATTATTCGGCAGAGGGTAATCCTCAGGATTAGACTGCCCCACTACCAGATTTTGCCCGCGAGCATGGAAGTTGGCCGGCGGATATGCGTAAATTTTCTACTGACACGATGCCAGAATTGACATATTTTAATTTGCGGCAGCGCTAAAGACTCAGAACAGGCTCGTCGGATTCTTCAAGCCATCACGCCAGTTTGCCACGAATCCTTGGAATCGCATCCCGATGGTGTTTGGATCGGCTACAGTCTCTACGTTTTTCGCCGTGTCACTCTTGGTGCAATTGGATCGTGGCCAGTCAATAGGGCTTCAGCGCCCCAACTAGTGCCGCGCGGACTGGTTTGCCAAGCAAGGTTTGACCCATCAGGGTCAGCGAGGGGCGCGGGCGCAAATCGAGTCCGATATATTCGCACAATTTGTCGGCGGTCTCGAAGCTAATGCCACGTTCACAGCCCGTATCGGCGACTGGCAGCGATAGGCAAAGCCGCTACAATGCGGGACATGAGATTAAGGCATCCGGAGCGTATTCTGGCAGCGGTCGTGGCTGGCTATCTGGCGCTCTCATTTTTGTTCTTCGCCATTGGCCTGAAAACAATAGCGTACTGGATGTACGGGATAGGCGTTGCGATTGCTTGTGTGCCACTCGTCGGAGGATTTGTTTACTTGACATACGAAAAGTTCCGAAGACGAATAAAATAATTTTGCTTATGTCACTTAGGGGACAGTGCCTTGGCTAGTGGCTTTTTGTACAGACCGTTACCGACCGTTACCTTTTTGTGCAACTAGGGCTTTTTGTGCAAAGCCGCCCCTCTGCTACAATGCAGGGTATGAAACTAGCCTATCTGTTGGCGTCTGATTTCAGCGGCATCGGCACATTTCTTTTGTTGTTTCTGGTCGTCGTGACGGTTGTTGGCACGACAATGCTTGTGCTAAGTGCAACTGTCGGTCGGCGACGTTGGTGGGGATTGTTTTTGGCAGCGACGCCAGTCGCTGCCGGGATAGGTATTGCCATTCCTGTCACTATAGCCGAATGCGACTTGCCGACTTACCTCATTTTGGTCGCACCAGAATTACTGCTTGGAATCATTTCCATAATCTTATGGAGCTTGCCACGACAATGAATTTGGGGGCAGATAGACTTTTTGTGCAGACCGTCACCTTTTTGTACAACTAGGGCTTTTTGTGGTAGTGGTTCACTTTGAAGTTGTCGCCATGTAAGGCGAATCGGGTATGATGGGGGGATGGAAACAAGAACCGTATTAGCCGGTAGTGCGATTCTGTTGTGTATCGGTCTATACCCGCTGTTAGCGGTTGTTTTCGGTTGGCCATTGGCATGGCGCAGCATACGTACCGGACGTGAAACACACCCTATGTCCGTGGCGGGCAAGCTGGCGTGTACCGCGCTTCCATTTGTCATAGTTTTTTGCGCCGCTGCGGTTACGAGTAAGCTCCCGCAGGTTTGCTATGCGATTGGCATTCCGCTAACAATCTTTGTCGCTGCGGCAATAGCGCACGACATGCATCGGTAAAAAAATCTCACAATTAGACTGATACACTACCCGCTGACCGATCCGAAGATTCAAAGTGAACCATTACCCTTTTTGTGCAAAGCCGCCACGATAGGCTACGATAGTGCATTCTTGGGCACTATGGTAAGTCGCTTGTCAAACGCTTAGGACGATGGAATGTCTCCTGCCGCATCAATCAGCGCTAAAATCGCCTTGCGGATCGGTCCGCGTAGCGATGGCCATGCTGCATTGACTCGGCTCAATTCTTGAACTAATTTTGTCGCGTCTATGCCAACTGCACCGGATTCTGCACCGCCTCGTTGCGAATCATCGGTTTTTCCCGTAGGTTGTGAGGGCGGTCGAATCCCGTGCCCTCCGCTGAAAATGAAGAGCCAATCGCAAGTACTGACGGGTGTTTGATTTCGGAACTGGCTTGGTTTTCCTTTATCCCTGATGTCCAGGAATTGTCCCGGTAGCGTGCATTCGGTTTGCACTCGATACTCGCTGGCAATCGCGCGTGCGCGGTCCCCGCGGTCAGCGAAATGTAAATGGTTGAAGTGAACGCCAGCAATTGAAAAATCTTCACGGTCAAATCCTCCGATTAGTTGCCGGCATTGGCCGCCGGCTTGCCGTCCCCAAAAGGGACCTTCATCATAAATTCCTGCGATTTGTCGTCGGCCAGCTTGTAGTACAAATCTCCAGCGGTAGGCCGTCGATCGCCGGTGTGATCCTGTCATTTGTCGACTACTTCGCAGGGGATGCCGGCGTTAACACAAAAAGTCTTAAAAAACGACCGCAAGCTATGAAACGTATAGCCGCCATTCTTTTTCCCGGCCGGTATCTTTAATGCCATCAGCAGCTTTTGGAATTGCTCGTTGACGTCGCGCATGTTCAGATGGTGGCCGCCCTCGGGATATTGTGGACTGGGCGCTGCATTAAAGAACCATTCGCTTTTTGATTTTGGCTGCTGCTCAAGTACCATCCGCAACCGTGGATGGATCGGAACCTTTCCACTATTGCCAGTTTTTGTTTCGGTACCCGGTCGAGAGACAAAATGAATCCAATTACCGGCAAGGTCAATATCCTCCTTCAGTAAGTGTTGTATTTCTCCGCTACGGCGGCCGGTAAAAGCCGCGATGGCGATTATTGGCAGTAAATCCCGAGGAACAATCGAAAGCACTGCGTAAAGCTGCTCCAAAGTTGGTCCGCCCCGCGGTTCGTATTTTGGACGGGGAAATTTACGAAACGTCAAAGGATTTATTGGCATCAATTGCCGCTGGGCACACCAGCCAAAAAAGGTTTTCAGCATTTGCCCCTCGTTGGCCATACTCCGTTCGCCAATTTGCGGGTCTCGGAAATCACGGTAACGATCAATGAAAGACAGATCGACTTCTACTAAATTCGTAATTCCTTCCATATCAGCAAAGCCGATGAATTTCTTCAACAGGCCGTCGTATTTCTTGCGTGTTTTGCCACGTCGTTTTTCAGTTTTTTGAAACTGCAGGAAATTATCAGTTGCTTGCTGGATTGATACCCTTTTCTGGGCCGATTGCGGCATCGGGTTGTAGCCCTGTTGCAGCTGATTGTCCAGCTGGACCGCCCATTGACGTGCCGTCGGAAGATTGCGAGTCTTGAGCGATTTCCGGCAATGCTTGCCCTTCCACCAGTAGTCCGCGTTCCAGGTCTTTTTCTTGCCGCGAAGTTGAATTGTCACAAACATTCCGACGCGAATTCTTATTTCTTTTTTGCTCATGATTATTGGGGACTGTCCATTCGGGACCGTTGTATAGGAGTTCGATTGCTCGATCGAGCCAAATCAGCCAATGTTTGCCGCGTTTTCGCGCCGCGCCATCTATAGGAGCCCGCGATCGAGCCAGAGGTAGACGGTTTTGCGACTGACCCCAAGAAGCTCGGCAAGCTCTTCAGGACGCACGCTCGGCGACCGGCGCATGCCGTGGTCACGGCTTTCTGGCAACCGTGCCGGAACCGTCCACGTTCGTGCTAGCCGCCTTGGGATTCGGCGCGATGGCGTAGATCGCGCGCCGCAAACAAGCCAGCGGTTATGGGAACTATCGCCACTATGGTTCCAGGGTTTGAACAGGCGGTTCGTCATCTGGGAATGCTGAATCGCGTAGGAAACGTGGCTTTGGGCTAGGTGTTTAGCCGGACCAAAATCTTTTTGCTGGGATGGTAACAGCGGTCGCCGGACGGATTGGTTATCATTGGAAGACATGTCCGAAGTCACTCAATTACTGACTGCTATTGGTGAAGGCGATTTGAAAGCGACGGCCGAATTGTTCCCCTTGGTATATGAAGAACTTAAGCGACTGGCTCGCGCGCGCATGGCGGATGAACGCGCCGAGCACACTCTGCAAGCCACGGCGCTAGTGCACGAAGCATATTTACGTCTGACCAGCGACGAAGATAATCCATGGGATAACCGCGGCCATTTCTTTGCTGCCGCGGCGGAGGCGATGCGGCGGATTTTGATCGAATATGCGCGCAGCAAAAATGCAGTGAAGCGTGGCGGCAATCGAGAGCGCATTCAATTGGACGATTGCCAATTGACGGCAGTTTCGCCGCCCGAGAAGCTGGACGAGCTACTGGCCCTGGATGAAGCGCTCACGAAATTTGCGGCCGAGGCACCGGACAAGGCAGAGCTGGTAAAGCTGCGCTACTTTGCCGGATTGTCGGTAGAAGAATCAGCGGCGGCGATGGGAATTTCGCCCGCCACTGCCAAACGCTATTGGGCATTCGCCCGCGCGTGGCTTTATAAGGCAATAAACGGGTAGACGTCGGAAGGAGTATCCATGGTGGAACGGCAAGTCGATTGAGCCTTGGAAGCAGCGGATGACGCATAACCTACTGTACCCCACGCCCCGAAAACACAATTCAAACCGCCGAAGTGGCTAGACTTCCCGTGCCCGAGGCCGAAGATATTTTTAGCGCCGCCATCGAACTGCCTGCGCCCGGGGAGCGCGCGGACTATATTAAGAATGCTTGCGCCAGTGATGCGCGGCTTCTCAAACTCGTCCAAGGGCTGGTCAACGCTTACTTTCGGGCGGGCAATTTTCTAGAATCCCCGGCTTCCATTTTTGTTCAGAGCTCGGGTGATCAAATTCAGGAAACGCCGGGCACAACCATCGGCCGCTATAAGTTGCTCGAGCAAATCGGCGAAGGGGGGTTTGCGGTCGTCTTTATGGCGGAACAGGAGACGCCGGTGCGCCGCAAGGTGGCTCTAAAGATCATCAAGGCGGGCATGGACACCAAGCAGATCGTAGCTCGTTTTGAGGCCGAGCGACAGGCACTGGCGATGATGGATCACTCGAGCATTGCCAAGGTGTTCGACGCCGGGGCGACCGAAGCTGGTCGACCGTACTTCGTGATGGAATTGGTCAAAGGCATTCCAATTACCAACTACTGCGACCAGCATGATCTGAGTATCGCCCAGCGCCTGGATTTATTCATGCAAGTTTGCCAGGCGGTTCAGCACGCTCATCAAAAAGGGGTGATTCACCGCGATTTGAAACCCACGAATGTACTAGTAAGTACCCACGATGGTCGACCACTGACAAAAGTCATCGATTTCGGCATCGCTAAAGCGACCGAAGCACGACTGACCGAAAAAACGCTGTTCACGGATTTTCGCCAGCTCATCGGCACACCGGCGTACATGAGTCCTGAGCAGGCGGACGGCAGCCTAGATATCGACATCCGTAGCGATGTCTACTCGCTAGGTGTTTTGCTGTACGAACTCTTGGCCGGTGCACCACCATTTGGCTCGAAGGAGTTGCGCTCGAAGGGTTTTGCAGAAATGCAGCGGATCATTCGAGAAGTGGAGCCGCCAACCCCCAGTACGCGCCTTTCCTGCCAGGCAAAGGCTGCGCAAACTGCCACAGCTCGCCTGCGAAAAATCGATCCTAAGCGACTGCCGAAA
Proteins encoded in this window:
- a CDS encoding tyrosine-type recombinase/integrase, yielding MPSNKGKRFPVETLVESEVESLLAACNQGVTGTRNRCLITLLYRTGLRISEALALRPSDASGNALTVLRGKGGKRRVVGIDAWTTAALSAWMATRSKAGISSRAPLFCTLDGESLETSYVRHLLPRLARKAGISKRVHPHGLRHSFASDAAMDLPLPVLSAALGHDHLSTTERYIHALNPRIVVEAMAARS
- a CDS encoding M56 family metallopeptidase, which gives rise to MSILLWWLGQNTIAVGVMVPFALLMCRLFRNRPAVQHVLWLVVLLKLVMPPIVSWPWSIQQVRNSIWSIPATAPVSETVHMGELDENLRATDHIRLPSMSPVKDTPSLQANARQVDVIVTMAWIIGGAVVTSWQFRRIASRMSLVGAAANAPECLTNEVQIVAKQLGLRPPQALIARGILSPFIWCLGRPRLVWPESLSSQTEVVRSRGVITHELAHIYRGDHWVAWLEMIVSIVWWWNPFFWFVRRRLNETAEMACDAMAIDTNPANRREYAELLLELSWGFKIGAPATILAIGVGTPMSFERRLSMILSDHVSGKFSSLGIVVAISFALLALPGCSKGQHEPQSEVDRTAKIANVASGQLKSPENSAVRVALSSPVCRELAPFEEFTGRLEASVAPPMLRTKKLPEKPMDVVFNMDQRSYLNYQQKLGEGQVKGEGDPLAIGLPDENNFPRAGVLDQFGDKFDPTTGTISVYGVLPNADDLLLPGMFVRVRMTLGPPRPVLEVPEEAVGGEKGNFYLWVVSDQDIVAQRAVQIGALDGNMCVIEKGVTPEDKVVIAGANGLRSGDHVVLRSEGRDVDGTK
- a CDS encoding BlaI/MecI/CopY family transcriptional regulator — encoded protein: MTMANEQRPAMSVAEREVLKVLWDHGPLAVRNVLAYLTKRGQQWSRSTVITLLQRLEKKGYVGSDKHRFAFVFRALVTRDEVMHARMIDLADEFCDGKAIPLVLAFAKRHRFSPQQLARFRQMIEGLEAKRGKRGGK
- a CDS encoding site-specific integrase, whose translation is MSKKEIRIRVGMFVTIQLRGKKKTWNADYWWKGKHCRKSLKTRNLPTARQWAVQLDNQLQQGYNPMPQSAQKRVSIQQATDNFLQFQKTEKRRGKTRKKYDGLLKKFIGFADMEGITNLVEVDLSFIDRYRDFRDPQIGERSMANEGQMLKTFFGWCAQRQLMPINPLTFRKFPRPKYEPRGGPTLEQLYAVLSIVPRDLLPIIAIAAFTGRRSGEIQHLLKEDIDLAGNWIHFVSRPGTETKTGNSGKVPIHPRLRMVLEQQPKSKSEWFFNAAPSPQYPEGGHHLNMRDVNEQFQKLLMALKIPAGKKNGGYTFHSLRSFFKTFCVNAGIPCEVVDK
- a CDS encoding sigma-70 family RNA polymerase sigma factor, encoding MSEVTQLLTAIGEGDLKATAELFPLVYEELKRLARARMADERAEHTLQATALVHEAYLRLTSDEDNPWDNRGHFFAAAAEAMRRILIEYARSKNAVKRGGNRERIQLDDCQLTAVSPPEKLDELLALDEALTKFAAEAPDKAELVKLRYFAGLSVEESAAAMGISPATAKRYWAFARAWLYKAING